One stretch of Streptomyces sp. A2-16 DNA includes these proteins:
- a CDS encoding LacI family DNA-binding transcriptional regulator, which produces MASHGARSRSGGRPTLEEVAARAGVGRGTVSRVINGSPRVSDATRAAVEAAVAELGYVPNTAARALAANRTDAIALVVPEPETRFFAEPYFSDMLKGVGAEISETEMQLLLIFAGSDRERRRLAQYLAAHRVDGVLLVSVHADDPLPDLLSQLEIPAVISGPRSAAETLPSVDSDNYGGGRSAVEHLLARGRRTIAHITGRLDVYGAQRRVDGYRDALLDAGHEVDERLIEAGDFTEEGGRRAMTKLLARRPDLDAVFAGSDVMAAGARQVLREEGRAIPSDVALIGYDDSAIARHMDPPLTSVRQPIEEMGRHMIDLLLSEIADRRPAVSRGLERRQVVLATELVERTSS; this is translated from the coding sequence ATGGCAAGCCACGGAGCGCGGAGCCGGAGCGGTGGCCGGCCCACCCTCGAGGAGGTCGCCGCGCGCGCCGGCGTCGGCCGGGGCACCGTTTCCCGGGTGATCAACGGCTCGCCCCGGGTCAGCGACGCCACCCGTGCGGCGGTCGAGGCGGCGGTGGCGGAGCTCGGGTACGTCCCGAACACGGCCGCGCGCGCCCTGGCGGCCAACCGCACGGACGCGATCGCGCTGGTCGTGCCCGAGCCGGAGACACGGTTCTTCGCGGAGCCGTACTTCTCGGACATGCTCAAGGGCGTCGGCGCGGAGATCTCGGAGACCGAGATGCAGCTCCTGCTGATCTTCGCGGGCAGCGACCGCGAACGCCGCAGGCTGGCCCAGTACCTGGCCGCGCACCGGGTCGACGGGGTGCTGCTGGTGTCGGTCCACGCCGACGACCCGCTGCCCGACCTGCTGTCCCAGCTGGAGATCCCGGCGGTGATCAGCGGCCCGCGCTCGGCGGCGGAGACGCTCCCGTCGGTGGACTCCGACAACTACGGCGGCGGCCGCTCGGCGGTGGAGCACCTGCTGGCCCGCGGCCGCCGCACGATCGCGCACATCACGGGCCGCCTCGACGTGTACGGCGCCCAGCGACGCGTCGACGGCTACCGGGACGCGCTGCTCGACGCCGGGCACGAGGTGGACGAGCGGCTGATCGAGGCCGGTGACTTCACGGAGGAGGGCGGCCGCAGGGCGATGACGAAGCTGCTGGCCCGCCGCCCCGACCTGGACGCGGTCTTCGCCGGCTCGGACGTCATGGCGGCGGGCGCCCGCCAGGTCCTGCGCGAGGAGGGCCGGGCCATCCCCTCGGACGTGGCCCTGATCGGCTACGACGACTCGGCCATAGCCCGGCACATGGACCCGCCCCTGACCAGCGTCCGCCAGCCCATCGAGGAGATGGGCCGCCACATGATCGACCTTCTCCTCTCGGAGATCGCCGACCGCCGCCCCGCGGTCTCCCGGGGCCTGGAACGCCGCCAGGTGGTACTGGCCACGGAACTGGTGGAGCGGACGTCGTCCTGA
- a CDS encoding ABC transporter substrate-binding protein: MRTTTRRSHRLLALAAVAALTTGVLAGCAGDSDDGDSSGSGNNAGGGKTTLTIGTFGVFGYKQAGLYDEYMKSHPDITIKENVTTRTDVYWPKVLTRLQAGSGTDDIQAIEVGNITEAVQTQGSKFVDLGKDVDKSQWLDWKNAQATTADGKLIGLGTDIGPMAICYRKDLFQKAGLETDRTKLAAQWKGDWNKYVDLGKQYMKKAPSGTKFVDSASSVYNAVLNGESERYYDKSGKVVWDESTGVKNAWDVAMSVATSNMSAKLKQFDKPWDQGYANASFATVACPAWMIGYIQEKSGDAGKGKWDVAAAPTAGNWGGSFIGVPTAGKHQKEAIELAKWLTAPEQQAKVFAKQASFPSTPSAYSTLKPAAATTEFFSNAPITQIFSDSAKTIPAQVFGVKDQPINTALTDIGILQVEQKGKSPEQGWDAATNEIKDVLGQ, translated from the coding sequence ATGCGCACGACTACCCGCCGGTCCCACCGGCTGTTGGCCCTGGCGGCCGTCGCCGCACTGACCACGGGAGTGCTGGCGGGCTGCGCCGGCGACTCCGACGACGGCGACTCGTCGGGCTCGGGCAACAACGCCGGAGGCGGCAAGACCACACTGACCATCGGCACCTTCGGGGTCTTCGGTTACAAGCAGGCCGGACTCTACGACGAGTACATGAAGTCGCACCCCGACATCACCATCAAGGAGAACGTCACCACCCGCACCGACGTCTACTGGCCGAAGGTACTCACCCGGCTCCAGGCCGGCTCCGGCACCGACGACATCCAGGCCATCGAGGTCGGCAACATCACCGAGGCCGTGCAGACGCAGGGCTCCAAGTTCGTCGACCTCGGCAAGGACGTCGACAAGTCGCAGTGGCTGGACTGGAAGAACGCCCAGGCCACCACCGCGGACGGCAAGCTCATCGGTCTCGGCACCGACATCGGCCCGATGGCGATCTGCTACCGCAAGGACCTGTTCCAGAAGGCCGGTCTGGAGACCGACCGCACCAAGCTCGCCGCGCAGTGGAAGGGCGACTGGAACAAGTACGTCGACCTCGGCAAGCAGTACATGAAGAAGGCGCCCAGCGGCACCAAGTTCGTGGACTCGGCCTCCTCGGTCTACAACGCGGTCCTCAACGGTGAGAGCGAGCGCTACTACGACAAGAGCGGCAAGGTCGTCTGGGACGAGTCGACCGGCGTGAAGAACGCCTGGGACGTCGCGATGTCCGTGGCCACCAGCAACATGTCGGCGAAGCTCAAGCAGTTCGACAAGCCGTGGGACCAGGGCTACGCGAACGCCTCCTTCGCCACCGTGGCCTGCCCCGCCTGGATGATCGGCTACATCCAGGAGAAGTCCGGTGACGCGGGCAAGGGCAAGTGGGACGTGGCGGCCGCGCCGACCGCGGGCAACTGGGGCGGCTCCTTCATCGGCGTGCCGACGGCGGGCAAGCACCAGAAGGAGGCCATCGAGCTCGCGAAGTGGCTGACCGCGCCCGAGCAGCAGGCGAAGGTCTTCGCCAAGCAGGCCAGCTTCCCGTCGACCCCGTCGGCGTACTCGACCCTGAAGCCGGCCGCCGCCACCACGGAGTTCTTCAGCAACGCGCCGATCACCCAGATCTTCTCGGACTCGGCGAAGACGATCCCGGCGCAGGTCTTCGGCGTCAAGGACCAGCCGATCAACACCGCGCTGACCGACATCGGCATCCTCCAGGTCGAGCAGAAGGGCAAGTCCCCCGAGCAGGGCTGGGACGCTGCCACGAACGAGATCAAGGACGTGCTCGGCCAGTGA
- a CDS encoding sugar ABC transporter permease: MTSPKQALAHPASSAEAAPGSQPGAARGAHGGGTPPKGPSPWRSKLYRWDMKASPYVFIAPFFVIFGAFSLVPLLYTAWYSLHDVQLSSLDTQTWAGLDNYQNLLSSDFFWNALKNTFTIGVISTVPQLMAAIGLAHLLNYRLRGSTMWRVVMLTPYATSVAAATLVFTLLYSWDGGMVNWLLDFVGIDPINWRESDWGSQFAVSSIVIWRWTGYNALIYLAAMQAIPADLYESAAIDGANRWQQFIHVTVPQLRPTILFTVVISTIGATQLFGEPLLFGGVSGSKGGSEHQYQTLGLYMYDQGWIIGNLGKASAIAWSMFLILLIIAAINLLVTRRLRKSQ; this comes from the coding sequence GTGACAAGCCCGAAGCAGGCACTCGCGCATCCCGCGTCGAGCGCCGAGGCCGCGCCCGGCTCCCAGCCGGGCGCGGCCCGGGGCGCTCACGGTGGCGGTACCCCGCCAAAGGGCCCGAGCCCCTGGCGGAGCAAGCTGTACCGCTGGGACATGAAGGCGTCCCCGTACGTGTTCATCGCCCCCTTCTTCGTCATCTTCGGGGCGTTCTCGCTGGTCCCACTGCTGTACACGGCCTGGTACTCGCTGCACGACGTACAGCTGTCCTCGCTGGACACCCAGACCTGGGCGGGCCTGGACAACTACCAGAACCTGCTGTCCTCGGACTTCTTCTGGAACGCCCTCAAGAACACCTTCACCATCGGTGTGATCTCGACCGTGCCGCAGCTGATGGCGGCGATCGGACTCGCGCATCTGCTCAACTACCGGCTGCGCGGCTCGACCATGTGGCGGGTCGTGATGCTGACCCCGTACGCCACCTCGGTGGCGGCGGCGACCCTCGTCTTCACGCTGCTGTACTCGTGGGACGGCGGCATGGTCAACTGGCTGCTCGACTTCGTCGGGATCGACCCGATCAACTGGCGTGAGTCCGACTGGGGTTCGCAGTTCGCGGTGTCGTCGATCGTGATCTGGCGGTGGACCGGTTACAACGCACTGATCTACCTCGCGGCGATGCAGGCGATCCCGGCCGACCTGTACGAGTCGGCGGCGATCGACGGGGCCAACCGCTGGCAGCAGTTCATCCATGTGACGGTCCCGCAGCTTCGGCCGACCATCCTGTTCACCGTGGTGATCTCCACCATCGGCGCGACCCAGCTCTTCGGTGAGCCCCTGCTGTTCGGCGGGGTCAGCGGGTCCAAGGGCGGCTCCGAGCACCAGTACCAGACGCTCGGCCTGTACATGTACGACCAGGGCTGGATCATCGGCAACCTCGGCAAGGCGTCCGCGATCGCCTGGTCGATGTTCCTGATCCTGTTGATCATCGCCGCGATCAACCTGCTGGTCACTCGACGGCTGAGGAAGTCCCAATGA
- a CDS encoding carbohydrate ABC transporter permease: MTTSELTLPQTRKRSRRVMGAGKQLHAGPVTYLVLAVFALISLAPLVWTAIAASRTDRRLAETPPPLWFGGNLFKNMQTAWDEAGLGTAMLNSVIVAGAITISTVLFSTLAGFAFAKLQFRFSGFLLLLTIGTMMIPPQLAVVPLYLWMADLGWSNQLQTVILPTLVTAFGTFFMRQYLVQALPSELIEAARVDGASSLRVVWHVVFPAARPAMAVLGLLTFVFAWNDFLWPIIALNQQNPTVQVALNSLGTGYVPDQAVIMAGALLGTLPLLIAFILFGKQIVGGIMQGAIKG; encoded by the coding sequence ATGACCACCAGTGAACTGACTCTCCCTCAGACCCGTAAGCGGTCCCGCAGGGTGATGGGCGCGGGCAAGCAGCTGCACGCGGGCCCGGTGACCTATCTCGTCCTGGCGGTGTTCGCGCTGATCTCGCTGGCGCCCCTGGTGTGGACGGCCATCGCCGCCTCGCGCACCGACCGCAGGCTCGCCGAGACGCCGCCGCCGCTGTGGTTCGGTGGGAACCTGTTCAAGAACATGCAGACCGCGTGGGACGAGGCCGGTCTCGGCACCGCGATGCTGAACAGCGTGATCGTGGCGGGTGCCATCACGATCAGCACGGTGCTGTTCTCCACGCTCGCCGGATTCGCCTTCGCCAAGCTGCAGTTCAGGTTCTCGGGCTTTCTGCTGCTGCTGACGATCGGCACCATGATGATCCCGCCGCAGCTGGCGGTCGTACCGCTGTATCTGTGGATGGCGGACCTCGGCTGGTCCAACCAGCTCCAGACGGTCATCCTGCCCACCCTCGTGACGGCCTTCGGCACCTTCTTCATGCGGCAGTACCTGGTGCAGGCGCTGCCCAGCGAGCTGATCGAGGCGGCGCGGGTGGACGGCGCGAGCAGTCTGCGCGTCGTGTGGCACGTGGTCTTCCCGGCCGCACGGCCCGCGATGGCCGTCCTGGGCCTGCTGACCTTCGTGTTCGCCTGGAACGACTTCCTGTGGCCGATCATCGCCCTGAACCAGCAGAACCCGACCGTGCAGGTCGCCCTCAACTCGCTCGGCACCGGTTATGTCCCCGACCAGGCCGTGATCATGGCGGGCGCGCTGCTCGGCACGCTGCCCCTGCTGATCGCCTTCATCCTGTTCGGCAAGCAGATCGTGGGCGGCATCATGCAGGGCGCGATCAAGGGCTGA
- a CDS encoding GH1 family beta-glucosidase: MPEPESPATPVTFPPAFLWGAATSAYQIEGAVREDGRTPSIWDTFSHTPGKTAGGEHGDIAVDHYHRYRDDVALMADLGLTAYRFSISWSRVQPTGRGPAVQRGLDFYRRLVDELLAHGIKPAVTLYHWDLPQELEDAGGWPERDTAYRFAEYAQLVGEALGDRVEQWITLNEPWCAAFLGYASGVHAPGRTDFAASLKAAHTLNLAHGLGTSALRAAMPARNSVALSLNSSVVRPFSRDAADLAAAQKIDDLANGIFHGPILHGAYPQTLFTATELITDWSFVEDGDLALINQPLDALGLNYYTPTLVSAADADTAGPRADGHGNSAHSPWPGADDVTFHQTPGERTEMGWTIDPTGLHDLIMRYTREAPGLPLYITENGAAYDDKPDPDGRVHDPERISYLHGHLAAVRRAIADGADVRGYYLWSLLDNFEWAYGYEKRFGAVYVDYTTLERTPKSSALWYGRAARSGTLPEVHSIQ, translated from the coding sequence ATGCCTGAACCCGAATCGCCGGCGACCCCGGTGACGTTTCCCCCCGCCTTCCTGTGGGGCGCCGCGACCTCCGCCTACCAGATCGAGGGGGCGGTGCGGGAGGACGGCCGTACGCCCTCCATCTGGGACACCTTCAGCCATACGCCGGGCAAGACCGCCGGCGGCGAGCACGGTGACATCGCTGTCGACCACTACCACCGCTACCGCGACGACGTGGCGCTCATGGCCGACCTGGGCCTGACGGCGTACCGCTTCTCGATCTCCTGGTCCCGGGTGCAGCCGACCGGCCGGGGCCCCGCGGTCCAGCGGGGACTGGACTTCTACCGCCGGCTGGTGGACGAGCTCCTCGCGCACGGCATCAAGCCGGCCGTGACGCTCTACCACTGGGACCTGCCCCAGGAGCTGGAGGACGCGGGCGGCTGGCCGGAGCGCGACACCGCGTACCGATTCGCGGAGTACGCGCAGCTCGTCGGCGAGGCGCTCGGCGACCGGGTGGAGCAGTGGATCACCCTCAACGAGCCGTGGTGCGCCGCCTTCCTGGGCTACGCCTCCGGGGTGCACGCGCCGGGCCGTACGGACTTCGCGGCCTCGCTGAAGGCGGCGCACACCCTGAACCTGGCGCACGGGCTCGGCACTTCGGCCCTGCGCGCGGCGATGCCGGCCCGCAACTCGGTGGCGCTCAGCCTCAACTCCTCGGTGGTGCGGCCCTTCTCGCGGGACGCGGCGGATCTGGCGGCGGCGCAGAAGATCGACGACCTGGCCAACGGGATCTTCCACGGGCCGATCCTGCACGGGGCGTATCCGCAGACGCTGTTCACGGCGACCGAGCTGATCACCGACTGGTCGTTCGTCGAGGACGGCGACCTCGCGCTGATCAACCAGCCGCTCGACGCGCTGGGCCTCAACTACTACACGCCCACGCTGGTGTCGGCCGCCGACGCGGACACCGCCGGACCGCGCGCCGACGGTCACGGCAACAGCGCGCACTCCCCGTGGCCGGGCGCGGACGACGTCACGTTCCACCAGACGCCGGGCGAGCGCACGGAGATGGGCTGGACGATCGACCCGACCGGCCTGCACGACCTGATCATGCGCTACACGCGCGAGGCCCCGGGTCTGCCGCTGTACATCACGGAGAACGGCGCGGCCTACGACGACAAGCCCGACCCCGACGGCCGCGTCCACGACCCCGAGCGGATCTCCTACCTGCACGGCCACCTCGCCGCCGTCCGCCGCGCGATCGCCGACGGCGCGGACGTGCGCGGCTACTACCTGTGGTCCCTGCTGGACAACTTCGAGTGGGCGTACGGCTACGAGAAGCGGTTCGGCGCGGTCTACGTGGACTACACGACGCTGGAACGGACACCCAAGTCCAGTGCCCTCTGGTACGGCCGGGCGGCCCGCTCGGGCACGCTCCCGGAGGTCCACAGCATTCAGTGA
- a CDS encoding beta-galactosidase, protein MIPGGIAYGGDYNPEQWPEEVWAEDVRLMREAGVTMVSVNIFAWALLEPREGEYDFTRLDKILALLHEHGIAADLATPTAAPPAWFFRKHPDALPVDKDGRRLSYGSRQTFCPSSPAYREAALRIARVLGERYADHPAVVMWHIHNEYGCHNAECHCDTSAQAFRGWLRRKYDDDLGALNHAWGTTFWSQWYYDWDEIIPPRATGAVPNPTHRLDWRRFCSDELLALCKAEREVLREAAPSVPATTNFMVMYNFDALDYWRWAPELDVVSNDHYLRSTDPESQIDIALSGDLVRSLAGGPWLLMEHSTGAVNWQPVNRAKNPGELRRNALGHVARGADGIAYFQWRAAKAGAEQWHSAMLPHAGTDSRIWRDVVALGADLKSLAEVRGSGSAAEVAIAWDWNARWALELPSQPSENVRYLDVVRSWYEPLWRAGVAVDFVRPDADLSSYRLVLAPALYLVDDAGAANLTTFASAGGTLVVGFHSGAVDANCHVRLGGYPGAFREPLGVRTDELFPLLPGESLGLSDGGTASLWSERVHLEGAEAVTSYTSGPLAGVPAVTRHTHGEGTAWYLATHPDPATLAGLLDRISREAGVEPVRETPDGVEAVLRRGEDADYLFLINHGERHAEIQVAGSATELLSGRSAEGGRVTVAPGEVAVVREAR, encoded by the coding sequence ATGATCCCCGGGGGCATCGCCTACGGCGGCGACTACAACCCCGAGCAGTGGCCCGAGGAGGTCTGGGCCGAGGACGTACGCCTCATGCGCGAGGCGGGCGTGACCATGGTCAGCGTCAACATCTTCGCGTGGGCGCTGCTGGAGCCGCGCGAGGGCGAGTACGACTTCACGCGCCTCGACAAGATCCTCGCCCTGCTCCACGAGCACGGCATCGCCGCCGACCTGGCGACACCCACGGCGGCCCCACCGGCCTGGTTCTTCCGCAAGCACCCGGACGCGCTGCCCGTCGACAAGGACGGCAGGAGACTGTCGTACGGCAGCCGCCAGACGTTCTGCCCCTCCAGCCCCGCCTACCGGGAGGCGGCCCTGCGGATCGCCCGCGTCCTCGGGGAGCGGTACGCCGACCACCCGGCCGTGGTGATGTGGCACATCCACAACGAGTACGGCTGCCACAACGCCGAGTGCCACTGCGACACCTCGGCCCAGGCCTTCCGGGGCTGGCTGCGTCGGAAGTACGACGACGACCTGGGCGCCCTCAACCACGCCTGGGGAACCACCTTCTGGAGCCAGTGGTACTACGACTGGGACGAGATCATCCCGCCGCGCGCCACCGGAGCCGTGCCCAACCCGACCCACCGGCTGGACTGGCGGCGCTTCTGCAGCGACGAGCTGCTGGCGCTGTGCAAGGCGGAGCGCGAGGTGCTGCGGGAGGCCGCCCCTTCCGTGCCGGCCACCACCAACTTCATGGTGATGTACAACTTCGACGCGCTCGACTACTGGCGCTGGGCACCCGAGCTGGACGTCGTCTCCAACGACCACTACCTGCGCTCCACCGACCCCGAGTCCCAGATCGACATCGCGCTCAGCGGCGACCTGGTCCGTTCCCTGGCGGGCGGCCCGTGGCTGCTGATGGAGCACTCCACGGGCGCGGTGAACTGGCAGCCGGTCAACAGGGCGAAGAATCCAGGTGAGTTGCGCCGCAACGCTCTCGGGCATGTCGCCCGAGGTGCCGACGGCATCGCCTACTTCCAGTGGCGGGCCGCGAAGGCGGGCGCCGAGCAGTGGCACTCGGCGATGCTCCCGCACGCGGGCACGGACAGCCGGATCTGGCGTGACGTGGTGGCGCTGGGCGCGGACCTGAAGTCGCTGGCGGAGGTCCGGGGCAGCGGGAGCGCCGCCGAGGTCGCCATCGCCTGGGACTGGAACGCCCGCTGGGCCCTTGAGCTGCCCTCCCAACCGAGCGAGAACGTCCGCTACCTGGACGTGGTCCGCTCCTGGTACGAGCCGTTGTGGCGGGCCGGGGTGGCGGTGGACTTCGTACGTCCCGACGCGGACCTGTCGTCCTATCGGCTGGTGCTGGCCCCGGCGCTGTACCTGGTCGACGACGCCGGCGCCGCGAACCTCACCACCTTCGCCTCGGCCGGCGGCACCCTGGTCGTCGGCTTCCACAGCGGAGCCGTCGACGCCAACTGCCATGTCCGCCTGGGGGGTTACCCCGGCGCGTTCCGGGAGCCCCTCGGGGTCCGCACGGACGAACTCTTCCCGCTGCTGCCCGGCGAGTCCCTCGGCCTGAGCGACGGGGGCACGGCGTCCCTGTGGTCGGAGCGGGTGCACCTGGAAGGCGCGGAGGCCGTCACGTCGTACACCTCGGGCCCCCTGGCCGGAGTCCCGGCGGTCACCCGGCACACCCACGGCGAGGGCACGGCCTGGTACCTGGCCACGCACCCGGACCCGGCGACCCTCGCGGGCCTGCTGGACCGCATCAGCCGGGAGGCGGGCGTGGAGCCGGTGCGGGAGACACCGGACGGTGTCGAGGCCGTGCTGCGCAGGGGCGAGGACGCCGACTACCTGTTCCTGATCAACCACGGTGAGCGGCACGCCGAGATCCAAGTCGCCGGATCGGCAACCGAGTTGCTCAGCGGCAGGAGTGCCGAAGGCGGCCGGGTGACGGTCGCGCCGGGCGAGGTGGCGGTCGTACGGGAAGCACGCTGA
- a CDS encoding glycoside hydrolase family 36 protein, which translates to MPHPFTPLASVPVDPRGARVHEEGWQSWSPSGAYALGDRPYRPANDNWATVCYRPGVTVPEGTFQGEGLLALDPGDGSPVRLWAAAEPTREVPSIRLTVDGDLAEISADGPVKEFTGTDIQATLAEWAAGLGVPAPRPAPTVWCSWYEYFTGVTEDDIHENLRAMDTLDLPVDVVQIDDGYQKALGDWLTLSGRFRSRAGIADAIRARGRRAGIWTAPFLVDPAGDLAAEHPDWLVEDLDGGFLHAGRNWGHDLCVLDTTHPDAAQYLASVFRTLVSEGYDYFKVDFLYAGALEGVRHSSADALTAYRSGIELIREAIGEDAYLLGCGAPLLPSIGLFDAMRVSPDTAPHRRPEADDFSQPGQDPAEFTGVGRQWQHGRLWVNDPDCLMARPAVETRERWAAHVEATGGLMASSDRLLSLDQWGVETTRRLLGGDTR; encoded by the coding sequence GTGCCCCACCCCTTCACCCCGCTCGCCTCCGTGCCCGTGGATCCCCGCGGGGCCCGGGTCCACGAGGAGGGCTGGCAGTCCTGGAGCCCCAGCGGCGCCTACGCCCTCGGCGACAGGCCGTACCGCCCGGCGAACGACAACTGGGCGACGGTCTGCTACCGGCCGGGCGTCACCGTCCCCGAAGGCACCTTCCAGGGCGAGGGCCTGCTGGCGCTGGACCCGGGCGACGGCTCGCCGGTACGGCTGTGGGCGGCGGCGGAACCGACCCGTGAGGTCCCGTCGATCCGGCTGACCGTCGACGGCGACCTCGCGGAGATCAGCGCCGACGGCCCGGTGAAGGAGTTCACCGGCACGGACATCCAGGCGACGCTGGCCGAGTGGGCCGCCGGACTCGGGGTCCCGGCCCCTCGTCCGGCGCCCACCGTCTGGTGCTCCTGGTACGAGTACTTCACCGGCGTCACCGAGGACGACATCCACGAGAACCTCCGTGCGATGGACACCCTCGACCTGCCCGTCGACGTCGTCCAGATCGACGACGGCTACCAGAAGGCCCTCGGCGACTGGCTCACCCTCTCCGGCCGCTTCCGCTCCCGCGCGGGCATCGCCGACGCCATCCGGGCGCGGGGCCGTCGCGCCGGCATCTGGACGGCCCCCTTCCTGGTCGACCCGGCCGGCGACCTGGCCGCCGAGCACCCCGACTGGCTGGTCGAGGACCTCGACGGAGGCTTCCTGCACGCCGGCCGCAACTGGGGCCACGACCTGTGCGTCCTGGACACCACCCACCCCGACGCGGCGCAGTACCTGGCGTCGGTCTTCAGGACACTGGTGTCCGAGGGCTACGACTACTTCAAGGTCGACTTCCTGTACGCGGGGGCGCTGGAAGGCGTACGGCACTCCTCCGCGGACGCGCTCACCGCGTACCGCTCCGGGATCGAGCTGATCCGCGAGGCGATCGGCGAGGACGCCTACCTGCTCGGCTGCGGGGCGCCCCTGCTGCCCTCGATCGGCCTGTTCGACGCCATGCGGGTCAGTCCCGACACGGCCCCGCACCGGCGCCCCGAGGCCGACGACTTCAGCCAGCCCGGCCAGGACCCGGCCGAGTTCACCGGCGTCGGCCGCCAGTGGCAGCACGGCCGGCTCTGGGTCAACGACCCCGACTGCCTGATGGCCCGCCCGGCCGTGGAGACCCGCGAGCGCTGGGCGGCCCACGTGGAGGCGACGGGCGGCCTCATGGCGTCCAGCGACCGCCTGCTGTCCCTGGACCAGTGGGGCGTGGAGACGACCCGCCGGCTGCTCGGCGGAGACACCCGATGA
- a CDS encoding carbohydrate ABC transporter permease, with amino-acid sequence MSTLALKTRTPVRPARVLLHVFLAGTALAWLAPLLWAVFAALRPYSETSTKGYVSWPDTLNFDNFKNAFQQSDMLHYFGNTLIIAVPAVLVTLLLSSMVAFYVSRFDFRLNIFLLLVFTAGNLLPQQVIITPLYRLYLLVDLPGITMSGKLYDSALGLVLIHVAFQSGFCAFVLSNYMRMLPHELTEAALVDGASVWRMYWQIVLPLCKPAMAALGTLLSIWIYNDFFWAIVLISTGENMPITSALNNLSGQYFTDPNLVAAGALLTAIPTLIVYFVLQRQFVSGLTLGANKG; translated from the coding sequence GTGAGCACCCTCGCTCTCAAGACCAGGACGCCGGTGCGCCCCGCCCGGGTCCTGCTGCACGTCTTCCTCGCCGGCACCGCACTGGCCTGGCTCGCCCCCCTGCTGTGGGCCGTCTTCGCCGCCCTGCGCCCCTACTCGGAGACCAGCACCAAGGGCTACGTGTCCTGGCCGGACACGCTGAACTTCGACAACTTCAAGAACGCCTTCCAGCAGTCCGACATGCTGCACTACTTCGGCAACACGCTGATCATCGCCGTGCCCGCGGTCCTGGTCACGCTGCTGCTGTCGTCGATGGTCGCCTTCTACGTCTCCCGCTTCGACTTCCGCCTGAACATCTTCCTGCTGCTGGTCTTCACCGCGGGCAACCTGCTGCCGCAGCAGGTCATCATCACCCCGCTGTACCGGCTGTACCTGCTTGTCGACCTGCCCGGCATCACCATGAGCGGCAAGCTCTACGACTCCGCCCTCGGCCTGGTCCTCATCCACGTGGCCTTCCAGTCCGGGTTCTGCGCCTTCGTGCTCAGCAACTACATGCGGATGCTCCCCCACGAGCTGACCGAGGCCGCGCTCGTCGACGGGGCGTCGGTGTGGCGGATGTACTGGCAGATCGTGCTCCCGCTGTGCAAGCCGGCCATGGCCGCGCTGGGCACCCTGCTGTCCATCTGGATCTACAACGACTTCTTCTGGGCCATCGTGCTGATCTCGACCGGCGAGAACATGCCCATCACCTCGGCCCTGAACAACCTCTCCGGCCAGTACTTCACCGACCCCAACCTGGTCGCCGCCGGCGCCCTGCTCACCGCGATCCCCACTCTGATCGTCTACTTCGTGCTGCAGCGCCAGTTCGTCAGCGGACTGACCCTCGGCGCCAACAAGGGCTGA